Proteins co-encoded in one candidate division KSB1 bacterium genomic window:
- the rpsI gene encoding 30S ribosomal protein S9 — translation MTTKTVTFEATGRRKEAVARVRMVPGDGKMIVNGRPLEEYFKRETLKMIIEEPLEVTHTLGKFDIYATVKGGGLSGQAGAMRLGIARALTLYDETLRPILRKGGFLTRDPRMVERKKYGQAKARKRFQFSKR, via the coding sequence ATGACGACAAAGACGGTCACATTCGAGGCAACGGGTCGGCGCAAGGAGGCCGTGGCGCGGGTACGGATGGTGCCCGGTGACGGGAAGATGATCGTCAACGGCAGGCCCCTCGAGGAGTACTTCAAGCGGGAGACCTTGAAGATGATCATCGAGGAGCCCCTTGAGGTGACCCACACCCTGGGCAAGTTCGACATCTACGCTACCGTCAAGGGGGGTGGTCTCAGCGGGCAGGCGGGAGCCATGCGCCTGGGGATCGCTCGCGCTCTCACCCTGTACGATGAGACCCTGCGTCCGATCCTGCGGAAGGGAGGCTTCCTGACGCGCGATCCGCGGATGGTGGAGCGGAAGAAGTACGGGCAGGCGAAGGCGCGCAAGCGCTTCCAGTTCAGCAAGCGGTAA
- a CDS encoding hemolysin family protein: MEYWSKLALFVCLVGLSAFFSGSETALFSLSELQKRRLEEKGTAGARRVLELLRKPRLLLTTILVCNTLVNVSAATIAALLSAQLAAVYGLSRFWTVAAQVGAVTLILLVFSEVTPKILAAHRNERFALIAAAGLRPIVWALRPITRPIEALPRWFERVLGVSEGEVSLTSAELRALVDVGEEEGALEEDEKEMIHSIFEFGKTHVREIMVPRIDMVCVERSASVLELVELIKSCGHTRIPVYEGTVDNIIGVIHAKDLLPYLGKDEVQVDLAQLARPPMFVPESKLIDELLREFQRERSHMAIVVDEYGGTAGLVTLEDVIEEIVGEIQDEYDREVPLYQRLEDGSFLMAAKMDLDEVNEVLGTQLPTDEDYESLGGLILHLTGEVPEEGDQVLYGGLEFTVEKVQKNRIVTVRVRRREAGESSGPES, from the coding sequence GTGGAGTACTGGAGTAAGCTGGCTCTATTTGTCTGTCTGGTGGGGTTGTCGGCCTTTTTCTCGGGGAGCGAGACGGCACTGTTTTCCCTGTCGGAGCTGCAGAAGCGCCGTCTCGAGGAGAAGGGGACGGCGGGCGCGCGGCGCGTTCTGGAGCTTCTCAGGAAGCCCCGCCTGCTTCTGACGACCATTCTTGTCTGCAACACGCTGGTCAACGTCTCGGCGGCGACGATCGCAGCCCTGCTGAGCGCACAGCTTGCCGCCGTGTACGGGCTGAGCCGGTTCTGGACGGTGGCGGCCCAAGTCGGAGCCGTTACCCTGATCCTCCTTGTGTTCTCGGAAGTGACCCCGAAGATCCTGGCCGCGCACCGCAACGAGCGATTCGCCTTGATCGCCGCTGCGGGATTGCGGCCCATCGTCTGGGCCCTTCGTCCCATCACCAGGCCCATCGAGGCCCTTCCTCGCTGGTTCGAACGGGTGCTCGGCGTGAGCGAAGGGGAGGTCTCCCTGACCAGTGCGGAGCTTCGGGCCCTTGTGGACGTTGGGGAGGAAGAGGGGGCCCTGGAGGAGGACGAGAAGGAGATGATCCACTCCATCTTCGAGTTCGGCAAGACCCATGTGCGGGAGATCATGGTCCCCCGCATCGATATGGTGTGTGTCGAACGCTCGGCCTCCGTCCTGGAACTGGTGGAGCTCATCAAGTCCTGCGGACACACCCGCATCCCCGTGTACGAAGGAACCGTGGACAACATCATCGGTGTGATCCACGCCAAGGACCTCCTTCCGTACCTGGGAAAGGATGAGGTGCAGGTGGACCTGGCCCAGTTGGCCCGCCCGCCGATGTTCGTTCCGGAAAGCAAACTCATCGACGAACTCCTCCGGGAGTTCCAGCGGGAAAGAAGCCATATGGCCATCGTGGTGGACGAGTACGGCGGCACGGCAGGATTGGTCACATTGGAAGACGTCATCGAGGAAATCGTCGGGGAGATCCAGGACGAGTACGACCGCGAGGTGCCCCTTTACCAACGCCTCGAGGACGGGAGCTTCCTCATGGCGGCGAAAATGGATCTGGACGAAGTGAATGAGGTCCTGGGGACCCAGCTCCCAACGGATGAGGACTACGAGAGCCTCGGCGGCCTCATCCTACACCTCACGGGAGAAGTGCCGGAGGAGGGGGATCAAGTCCTCTACGGAGGACTCGAGTTCACCGTGGAGAAGGTGCAGAAGAATCGCATTGTCACGGTACGAGTTCGGCGAAGGGAGGCGGGGGAGTCGTCGGGGCCGGAATCCTGA
- the rpsB gene encoding 30S ribosomal protein S2, whose product MAEVTLQDLLAAGVHFGHLTRRWNPKMKKYIFMERNGIHIIDLKKTLVLLQKACQEMTRIVREGEQVLFVGTKKQAKEIIQNEAERCGQFYVVERWLGGTLTNFVTIRKSIKRLKNLEKMATDGTYDKLTKKEILRLEREKAKLEEVLGGIREMNRLPGALYVVDVKKELIAVNEARRLGIPVFALVDTNADPDLVDFPIPGNDDAFKSINIITHAIADAVIEGLEGRVAVPEVAVEEEEEERRKYAVEEIEDEEVYYPEKE is encoded by the coding sequence ATGGCCGAGGTAACGTTGCAGGATCTGCTCGCGGCGGGGGTTCACTTCGGGCATCTTACCCGGCGCTGGAACCCCAAGATGAAAAAGTACATCTTCATGGAGCGCAATGGCATCCACATCATTGACCTGAAGAAGACCCTGGTCCTCTTGCAGAAGGCCTGCCAGGAGATGACGCGCATCGTCCGCGAGGGCGAGCAGGTCCTCTTTGTCGGCACGAAGAAGCAAGCCAAGGAGATCATCCAGAACGAAGCGGAACGCTGTGGGCAATTCTACGTGGTGGAGCGCTGGCTCGGGGGTACGCTCACCAACTTTGTTACCATTCGCAAGAGCATCAAGAGGCTGAAGAACCTCGAGAAGATGGCCACCGACGGAACCTACGATAAGCTCACGAAGAAGGAGATTCTGCGCCTGGAGCGCGAGAAGGCCAAGCTGGAGGAGGTTCTCGGCGGGATCCGGGAGATGAACCGGCTTCCGGGCGCCCTCTACGTGGTGGACGTCAAGAAGGAGCTGATTGCGGTCAATGAGGCGCGGCGTCTTGGGATCCCGGTGTTTGCCCTCGTCGACACCAACGCGGATCCCGACCTGGTCGATTTCCCCATCCCGGGCAACGACGACGCGTTCAAGTCCATCAACATCATCACGCACGCCATCGCCGACGCCGTGATTGAGGGCCTCGAGGGGCGGGTCGCCGTACCCGAAGTGGCCGTCGAGGAAGAGGAGGAAGAGCGGCGCAAGTACGCCGTGGAGGAGATCGAAGACGAAGAGGTGTACTATCCCGAGAAAGAGTAG
- a CDS encoding arginine decarboxylase, pyruvoyl-dependent has translation MSDRRTLDIGLQYVPKKAFMTRGVGKHKEKLTSFEMALRKAGIAHLNLVRVSSIFPPHCRLISKSQGLSLVHPGQVTFVVMSENSTNEPHRLIAASVGIAIPSDPNLYGYLSEHHGFGQREKVAGDYAEDLAASMLATVLGVEFDPNASWDEKREIWRISGKIVKTKNITQTAVGDKDGLWTTVVAAVVLLP, from the coding sequence GTGAGTGATCGGCGTACATTGGACATCGGCCTTCAGTACGTACCCAAGAAGGCCTTTATGACCCGGGGGGTTGGCAAGCACAAAGAGAAGCTGACCAGTTTTGAGATGGCCCTGCGCAAGGCGGGCATTGCCCATCTGAATCTGGTGCGGGTTTCGAGCATCTTTCCGCCCCACTGCCGGCTCATCAGCAAGAGCCAAGGGCTCTCCCTCGTGCACCCCGGGCAGGTGACCTTCGTGGTGATGAGTGAAAACTCCACCAATGAGCCGCATCGACTCATTGCCGCCTCGGTCGGAATTGCCATACCCAGTGACCCCAACCTCTACGGTTACCTGTCGGAGCACCACGGATTCGGCCAGCGCGAAAAGGTAGCCGGCGACTACGCGGAGGATCTGGCCGCAAGCATGCTGGCCACGGTCCTGGGCGTGGAGTTCGATCCCAATGCTTCGTGGGACGAGAAGCGGGAGATCTGGCGGATCAGCGGGAAAATCGTCAAGACCAAGAACATCACCCAAACTGCGGTGGGCGACAAGGACGGCCTGTGGACCACGGTAGTGGCAGCGGTGGTGCTTCTCCCGTAG
- a CDS encoding aspartate carbamoyltransferase catalytic subunit — protein sequence MSLSTRHLLGLQGMPREDIQLILDTAQTFKEVLQRPIPKVPTLRGKTVVNLFFEPSTRTRISFELAEKRLSADTVNFTASSSSVLKGETLRDTARNIEAMKVDIVVIRHSAAGAPHFLSRHVRANVINAGDGRHEHPTQALLDMMTIREKFGTLEGLRVAIVGDIANSRVARSNLYGLRTMGAEVALCGPRTLIPVEAERWGVPIFYDVDQAIAWADVLNVLRIQRERQARGYFPSIREYHMRWGITRERLEKAKKPVVIMHPGPINRGVELDSDLADSEFSVILDQVTNGVAVRMAVLYLLSGETSVD from the coding sequence ATGAGCCTGTCAACCCGCCACCTCCTTGGCCTGCAGGGGATGCCTCGGGAAGACATCCAGCTCATCCTGGACACGGCTCAAACGTTCAAGGAGGTCCTCCAACGGCCCATCCCCAAGGTGCCAACCCTTCGCGGCAAGACGGTGGTCAACCTGTTCTTCGAGCCTTCCACCCGCACGCGCATCTCCTTCGAGCTGGCGGAAAAGCGCCTTTCGGCCGACACGGTGAATTTCACGGCGTCCTCTTCCTCGGTCCTTAAGGGCGAGACCCTCCGCGATACCGCCCGCAACATCGAGGCGATGAAGGTGGATATCGTCGTGATTCGCCACTCGGCCGCCGGCGCTCCTCACTTCTTGAGCCGCCACGTGCGCGCCAACGTGATCAACGCCGGCGACGGACGCCACGAGCATCCCACCCAGGCGCTCTTGGACATGATGACGATCCGGGAGAAGTTCGGCACCCTGGAGGGGCTGCGGGTGGCCATCGTGGGCGATATCGCGAATAGCCGCGTAGCCCGCTCTAACCTCTACGGGTTGCGGACCATGGGGGCGGAGGTCGCCCTTTGCGGACCGCGCACCCTCATTCCCGTCGAGGCCGAGCGCTGGGGGGTGCCCATTTTCTACGACGTCGACCAGGCCATCGCGTGGGCCGACGTGCTCAACGTGCTCCGTATTCAACGGGAGCGGCAAGCGCGGGGCTATTTTCCCTCCATTCGCGAGTACCACATGCGCTGGGGCATCACAAGGGAACGGCTGGAAAAGGCGAAGAAGCCCGTTGTCATCATGCATCCCGGCCCCATCAACCGGGGGGTCGAGCTGGACAGCGACCTGGCGGATTCTGAGTTCTCCGTGATCCTGGACCAGGTGACCAACGGGGTGGCCGTGCGCATGGCCGTCCTCTACCTCCTGAGCGGGGAAACGAGCGTAGATTGA
- a CDS encoding dihydroorotase: MKEPQPADLVLIKGGTVLDPVRKRAEQLDVIIEKGRIAKLGKAAKEGFPGEVVDASGCFVTPGLLDLHVHLREPGQEEKETIATGCRAAMAGGFTAVCSMPNTDPPVDSRSVVEYIRERAQSQLVTVYPIAAITKGRQGEEISEMADLVEAGAVAFSDDGSAVKNTAVLRRALEYSSMFDVPIIEHCEDPYLDEGGVMNEGFVATELGLPGMPRIAEEIIVQRDLSVLGYVGGRLHIAHVSTKGSVELIRRAKEKGLAVTAEVTPHHLSLTDEEMRRFDANFKMNPPLRTAEDVEALIEGLRDGTIDAIASDHAPHCVHEKDELELEFAPFGVIGLETTLGVVLRVLVQERGFPIEEVIEKMTYGPARIIRKAETLEIREGAMANLTVFALGESWQVDPNRFYSKGRNTPFRDWQLPGKVRAVFNNGLWWRQQR, from the coding sequence GTGAAAGAACCGCAGCCGGCAGATCTCGTCCTGATCAAGGGCGGCACCGTCCTCGATCCGGTCCGAAAAAGGGCCGAGCAGCTGGACGTCATCATCGAAAAGGGGCGCATTGCCAAGCTGGGCAAGGCGGCAAAGGAGGGTTTCCCGGGCGAGGTGGTCGATGCCTCGGGTTGCTTCGTTACTCCTGGCCTGCTCGACCTCCATGTCCATCTTCGGGAGCCGGGGCAGGAGGAGAAGGAGACCATCGCCACCGGCTGCCGCGCCGCAATGGCGGGGGGATTCACTGCTGTCTGCTCTATGCCGAACACCGATCCCCCGGTAGACAGCCGCAGCGTCGTCGAGTACATCCGGGAGCGGGCGCAGAGCCAGCTCGTCACGGTCTACCCCATCGCCGCCATCACCAAAGGGAGGCAAGGGGAGGAGATCTCCGAGATGGCCGACCTGGTCGAGGCAGGTGCGGTCGCCTTCTCGGACGACGGCTCGGCGGTGAAGAACACCGCTGTGCTCCGTAGGGCCCTCGAGTACAGCAGCATGTTCGACGTGCCTATTATTGAGCACTGCGAAGATCCGTACCTGGACGAGGGCGGGGTCATGAACGAGGGCTTCGTGGCCACCGAATTGGGCCTGCCGGGCATGCCGCGGATTGCAGAAGAGATCATCGTGCAACGGGACCTCAGCGTTCTCGGCTACGTGGGCGGGCGGCTCCATATTGCCCACGTGTCCACAAAAGGCTCCGTGGAGCTCATCCGGAGGGCGAAAGAAAAGGGGCTTGCGGTCACGGCCGAGGTCACACCGCACCACCTGTCCCTTACGGACGAGGAGATGCGGCGTTTCGATGCCAACTTCAAGATGAACCCGCCCCTGCGGACAGCCGAGGACGTCGAGGCCCTGATCGAAGGACTCCGGGACGGGACCATCGATGCCATCGCCTCCGACCATGCTCCGCACTGCGTCCACGAGAAGGACGAGCTGGAACTGGAGTTCGCGCCCTTCGGTGTAATCGGCCTGGAGACAACTCTGGGCGTCGTCCTGCGGGTCCTCGTTCAGGAACGCGGGTTCCCGATCGAGGAAGTGATCGAAAAGATGACCTACGGACCGGCACGGATCATCCGCAAGGCGGAAACGCTGGAGATCCGCGAGGGGGCCATGGCCAATCTTACGGTCTTTGCCCTGGGCGAAAGCTGGCAGGTGGATCCCAACCGCTTCTACAGTAAGGGCAGGAACACGCCGTTCCGTGATTGGCAGTTGCCCGGAAAAGTCCGGGCGGTGTTTAACAACGGCCTATGGTGGAGGCAGCAGAGGTGA
- the pyrH gene encoding UMP kinase: protein MGLPIYRRVLLKLSGEALMGDRGLSIDPDVVARIAQEIKDVRELGVEIAIVIGGGNLFRGLSASARGMDRVTADYMGMLATVINALALQDQLERFDVPTRVLSAIKIEELAEPFIRRRAVRHLEKGRVVIFASGTGNPFFTTDTAAALRAVEIDSEAILKGTKVDGVYDSDPLQNPDAKRYEHLTYMEVVKRRLKVMDTTAVTLCMENNLPIIVFNLKVPGNLRRVLLGENVGTRVDGGSHDH from the coding sequence ATGGGACTACCGATCTACCGTCGCGTGCTGCTCAAACTGAGCGGCGAAGCCCTAATGGGGGACCGGGGTCTCAGCATCGACCCTGATGTAGTAGCGCGCATCGCCCAGGAGATCAAGGACGTCCGGGAACTGGGGGTGGAGATCGCCATCGTCATCGGCGGGGGCAACTTGTTCCGCGGCCTTTCCGCAAGTGCCCGCGGCATGGATCGCGTCACCGCCGACTACATGGGCATGCTGGCCACCGTGATCAACGCCCTCGCCCTCCAGGACCAACTCGAACGCTTCGATGTCCCCACCCGCGTCCTTTCCGCCATCAAGATCGAGGAACTGGCCGAACCCTTTATCCGACGCCGCGCAGTACGCCACCTGGAGAAGGGAAGGGTGGTCATCTTTGCCAGCGGTACAGGTAACCCCTTCTTCACCACCGATACCGCCGCGGCTCTCCGCGCCGTCGAGATCGACTCCGAGGCGATTCTCAAGGGCACCAAGGTCGACGGGGTCTACGACTCCGATCCCCTCCAAAACCCTGACGCCAAGCGCTACGAACACCTGACTTACATGGAGGTCGTCAAGCGCCGTCTCAAGGTCATGGACACTACCGCGGTCACCTTGTGCATGGAAAACAACCTGCCGATCATCGTGTTCAATCTCAAAGTTCCCGGCAACCTTCGCAGGGTGCTTCTCGGCGAGAACGTGGGTACCAGAGTGGACGGTGGGAGCCATGATCATTGA
- the frr gene encoding ribosome recycling factor has protein sequence MIIDEIFQDAENRMKKAVEATQAELSKIRTGKASPAILDTIRVDYYGSSLPLKQVASISVPEPRLITIQPWDRKILPEIEKAILKSDLGLNPINDGNIIRLPIPPLTEERRRDLVRIVHKLGEEGRIAVRNIRRDANEQLKKAEKDGEISEDDAHRAMKEVQDLTDEYIEKIDEIIKAKEKEILEE, from the coding sequence ATGATCATTGACGAGATCTTCCAGGACGCGGAAAACCGCATGAAGAAGGCGGTGGAAGCGACGCAGGCCGAGCTGAGCAAGATCCGGACGGGCAAGGCCTCCCCCGCAATCCTCGACACCATCCGCGTCGACTACTACGGGAGCAGCTTGCCCCTCAAGCAGGTGGCGAGCATAAGCGTGCCCGAGCCGCGTCTGATCACCATCCAGCCATGGGATCGCAAGATCCTCCCGGAGATCGAGAAGGCGATCCTCAAGTCCGATCTGGGACTGAACCCCATTAACGACGGCAACATCATCCGTCTCCCCATCCCACCGCTCACCGAAGAAAGGCGGCGCGACCTGGTGCGGATCGTCCACAAGCTGGGGGAAGAAGGTAGAATCGCGGTCCGCAACATCCGCCGCGACGCCAATGAGCAGCTGAAGAAAGCTGAAAAGGATGGGGAAATCTCCGAAGACGACGCGCATCGCGCGATGAAGGAAGTCCAGGATCTCACCGACGAGTACATCGAGAAAATCGACGAGATCATCAAGGCCAAGGAAAAGGAGATCCTGGAGGAATAG
- a CDS encoding deoxyhypusine synthase family protein, whose amino-acid sequence MPEHRSPTKRDILQAPTKPFEVKPGAPVSDILERMAGISFQGRQLAHAFRVWKEMLQDEVLILFGLAGAMVPAGMRKVLVYLIENRLIDCLVSTGANLFHDLHESLGFYHYLGHPDADDTLLRDLKIDRIYDTFADDLEFQQADAYIRDFARGLPQRPLTTREFFHLLGARLHQVAKEPGILTTAYQAGVPIYCPAIGDSSYGIALSSMDPRSSQVYFDVIADVRELAVLVSRAKKTGIIFVGGGTPKNFIQQAEVTAQILGWPAEGHHYAVQITTDVPQWGGLSGCTFSESHSWGKIHRTAPKIAVHVDATIALPLLATALSEQQELIRSRKIPELSFEPLDVPE is encoded by the coding sequence ATGCCCGAGCATCGATCCCCGACGAAGCGCGACATCCTGCAGGCCCCGACCAAGCCCTTCGAGGTGAAGCCGGGTGCACCGGTGAGCGACATCCTTGAGCGGATGGCGGGGATCTCGTTCCAGGGAAGACAACTGGCCCACGCTTTCCGGGTCTGGAAGGAAATGCTCCAGGACGAGGTGCTCATTCTCTTCGGACTGGCAGGGGCCATGGTGCCGGCCGGGATGCGCAAGGTCCTCGTCTACCTGATCGAGAACCGGCTGATCGACTGCCTGGTCTCTACCGGCGCCAATCTGTTCCACGATCTCCACGAGTCTCTGGGGTTCTACCACTACCTTGGCCACCCAGATGCAGACGACACGCTTCTGCGCGACCTGAAGATCGACCGAATCTACGACACCTTCGCCGACGACCTGGAATTTCAGCAGGCCGACGCGTACATCCGGGACTTTGCCCGCGGGCTGCCGCAGCGACCTCTGACGACGCGCGAATTCTTCCACCTGCTTGGAGCCCGTCTCCACCAGGTCGCCAAGGAGCCCGGGATTCTCACCACTGCCTACCAGGCTGGGGTTCCCATCTATTGCCCGGCCATCGGTGACTCCTCCTACGGAATCGCCCTCTCAAGCATGGATCCCCGGAGTTCCCAGGTGTACTTCGACGTGATTGCCGACGTGCGCGAACTGGCTGTGCTGGTCTCGCGTGCTAAGAAGACGGGGATCATCTTCGTGGGGGGAGGCACGCCCAAGAACTTCATTCAGCAGGCGGAGGTCACCGCCCAGATCCTCGGATGGCCCGCGGAAGGGCACCACTACGCCGTGCAGATCACCACCGATGTGCCCCAGTGGGGCGGCCTTTCGGGTTGCACCTTCAGCGAGTCGCACTCGTGGGGCAAGATCCACCGTACCGCTCCAAAGATCGCGGTGCACGTGGACGCCACGATTGCCCTGCCGCTTCTGGCCACCGCCCTCTCCGAGCAGCAGGAGCTGATCCGCAGCCGAAAGATTCCAGAACTCTCCTTCGAGCCCTTGGACGTTCCGGAATGA
- the speB gene encoding agmatinase — MSTSFPRISEWNAYDLEPQCRDLESARYALLPLPYERTTTFGKGTREGPAAFLEASQQVELYDVELGLSPYRAGIYGAPPLHFEDSEDIERCLRRIHDAAAELLRRGKCVVAIGGEHTVSYPLIQAHRAVYPDLQVVQLDAHADLRDQYAGSPWNHACVMRRVHDLAPHVGIGIRSASEEEILWARQEGVELFLAREVLRGEVPAASILGKIDAARPVYLTIDLDCLDPSQAPGVGTPEPGGFSWHDVLTIVEALVRQRRVVGLDVVELRPLPDSVTTQFLAAKLVYRIIGLLERKKLGT, encoded by the coding sequence GTGTCTACCTCTTTCCCACGCATCTCCGAATGGAACGCCTACGACCTCGAACCGCAATGCAGGGATCTGGAGTCGGCTCGCTACGCCTTGCTCCCGTTGCCCTACGAGCGGACCACTACCTTCGGGAAGGGGACAAGGGAGGGTCCGGCGGCCTTCCTTGAAGCGAGCCAGCAGGTGGAGCTTTACGATGTGGAGCTGGGGCTTTCCCCCTACCGGGCCGGGATTTACGGGGCCCCTCCGCTGCACTTCGAGGACAGCGAGGACATCGAACGCTGCCTGCGCCGCATCCACGATGCAGCAGCTGAGCTCCTCCGGCGGGGAAAATGTGTGGTCGCCATTGGGGGCGAACATACGGTGAGCTACCCCCTGATCCAGGCCCATCGCGCCGTCTATCCCGATCTGCAGGTGGTGCAACTGGACGCCCACGCCGATTTGCGGGACCAGTACGCGGGATCCCCTTGGAACCACGCCTGCGTGATGCGGAGGGTGCACGACCTGGCGCCGCACGTGGGCATCGGAATCCGAAGCGCAAGCGAGGAGGAGATCCTCTGGGCCCGCCAGGAGGGGGTGGAGCTCTTCCTGGCGAGGGAGGTTCTGCGCGGCGAGGTCCCGGCAGCGAGCATCCTGGGGAAAATCGACGCCGCGCGTCCCGTCTACCTGACGATCGACCTTGACTGCCTGGACCCGTCCCAGGCCCCCGGTGTGGGGACCCCCGAGCCCGGCGGGTTCAGTTGGCACGACGTGCTGACGATCGTCGAAGCGCTGGTCCGCCAGCGCCGGGTTGTGGGGCTGGACGTGGTGGAGCTTCGCCCTCTCCCCGACTCGGTCACCACCCAGTTCCTGGCCGCGAAGCTGGTGTACCGGATCATCGGCCTGCTGGAGCGAAAGAAGCTCGGTACGTAA
- the tsf gene encoding translation elongation factor Ts: protein MGATVTAEDVRTLREKTGAGIMDCKRALAEANGDLDKAVEILRKKGVATAQKKSTREAKEGLIEAYIHPGSRLGVLVEVNCETDFVARTEEFRTLVRNLAMQIAASNPIAVRREDVDPNLVAKELEIYREQARSEGKPEHIIDRIAQGRLDKFYQENVLLEQPYIRDPNITVKQLIDETIAKLGENIVVRRFARFKLGE, encoded by the coding sequence ATGGGCGCAACAGTAACGGCGGAAGACGTCAGGACCCTGCGCGAGAAGACCGGCGCGGGAATCATGGACTGCAAGCGGGCATTGGCCGAGGCGAACGGTGATCTCGACAAGGCCGTCGAAATCTTGCGGAAAAAGGGCGTGGCAACCGCGCAGAAAAAGAGCACCCGCGAGGCCAAAGAGGGCCTCATCGAGGCCTACATCCATCCCGGAAGCCGTCTGGGGGTGCTCGTAGAAGTCAATTGCGAGACGGACTTCGTAGCGCGTACGGAGGAGTTCCGCACCCTCGTGCGCAACCTGGCCATGCAGATCGCGGCCTCCAATCCCATCGCGGTCCGGCGGGAAGACGTGGACCCGAACCTGGTGGCCAAGGAGCTCGAAATCTACCGCGAGCAAGCCCGCAGCGAAGGCAAACCCGAGCACATCATCGATCGGATCGCCCAGGGGCGGCTGGACAAGTTTTACCAGGAAAACGTCCTCCTCGAGCAGCCCTACATTCGCGATCCCAACATCACGGTCAAGCAGCTGATCGATGAGACGATCGCGAAACTGGGCGAGAACATCGTCGTGCGGAGGTTTGCCCGCTTCAAGCTGGGCGAATGA
- the pyrR gene encoding bifunctional pyr operon transcriptional regulator/uracil phosphoribosyltransferase PyrR gives MKVKALLIDEKGLERTITRLAHEILERNKGTQDLVVVGIRTRGAPLAQRIVDKIREIEGIEVPLGTLDITLYRDDFRRRLKQPKVQRTDIPFSIDDKNVILVDDVLYTGRTTRAALDALMDFGRPARIQLAVLVDRGHRELPIRADFVGKNIPTSIGEEVRVHLREVDGEDCVLLVEAPEEES, from the coding sequence CTGAAGGTGAAGGCCCTTTTAATCGACGAGAAGGGGCTCGAGCGCACGATCACCCGCCTTGCGCACGAGATCCTGGAGCGAAATAAGGGAACGCAGGATCTGGTCGTGGTGGGCATCCGCACGCGCGGTGCCCCCTTGGCCCAGCGGATTGTCGACAAGATCCGTGAGATCGAGGGCATCGAGGTCCCTCTCGGCACCCTGGACATCACCCTGTATCGGGACGATTTTCGGCGCCGGCTGAAGCAGCCGAAAGTCCAGCGCACCGATATCCCCTTCAGCATCGACGATAAGAACGTTATCTTGGTGGACGATGTCCTGTACACAGGGCGGACCACCCGCGCGGCGTTAGACGCCCTGATGGACTTCGGCAGACCCGCCCGCATCCAGCTGGCGGTGCTTGTGGACCGTGGACATCGCGAGCTGCCCATCCGAGCCGACTTTGTAGGCAAGAACATCCCAACCTCGATCGGCGAGGAGGTGCGCGTCCACCTCCGCGAGGTCGACGGAGAGGACTGTGTTCTTCTCGTGGAAGCGCCGGAGGAGGAATCATGA
- the rplM gene encoding 50S ribosomal protein L13, whose protein sequence is MAREQRTTVPKLSRTEGQWYLIDAEGKVLGRLASRVATILRGKHRPEFTPHLDFGDHVVIVNADKIRLTGKKAQQKYYLRYSGYPGGLKKITFARLIQEQPEKVLLHAIQGMLPHNRLGRKLLKKVRIYAGPNHPHQAQKPKPLEIE, encoded by the coding sequence TTGGCACGAGAGCAAAGGACGACGGTTCCCAAACTCAGCCGGACCGAGGGCCAGTGGTACCTCATCGACGCGGAGGGCAAGGTACTCGGCAGGCTGGCCAGCCGCGTGGCGACCATTCTGCGGGGCAAGCATCGTCCGGAATTCACCCCGCACCTGGATTTTGGCGACCATGTGGTGATTGTTAATGCCGACAAGATTCGTCTCACAGGCAAGAAGGCGCAGCAGAAGTACTATCTGCGATACTCCGGTTACCCGGGTGGCCTGAAGAAGATCACCTTTGCCCGGCTCATCCAGGAGCAACCGGAGAAGGTTCTGCTTCACGCCATTCAAGGAATGCTGCCACACAATCGGCTGGGTCGCAAGTTGCTGAAGAAGGTGCGCATCTACGCGGGGCCCAATCATCCCCACCAGGCGCAGAAGCCTAAGCCGCTGGAAATCGAATAA